One Sander vitreus isolate 19-12246 chromosome 22, sanVit1, whole genome shotgun sequence DNA segment encodes these proteins:
- the cdh19 gene encoding cadherin-7 encodes MGSAEEMHGWTVKMSMPSVLAMVTVFSMIPGGVLSDMRGTQGLEAQQLAQGSTQLHRRLKRGWIWKQLFVPEEDPTPRVIGQLKSDYDRGEFTIKYILSGEGAGDVFEIDEYSGEIRALKKLDREEKAFYVLQAQAINRRSNEPEEPQSEFIIKVQDINDNVPQFLNEPYVSSIPEMCPMGTTVAQVTATDADDPMFGNNAKLIYSILQGEPYFSVEPKTGIILTSWPNMDREAREQYLVVVQVKDMLGLSGGYSSSTTVTISLTDVNDNGPTFQHHLYTFAVPENAAVGTTVGRIMAQDGDTGINARMTYSLEHDLEESSTFVIKTDPVTQEGVVLLAKPLDYETKRRFVMAAEAVNDHVDTRFLTLEEFTDRTTLKIVVEDVDEPPVFLSAVYEWKVPENAAVGTVVGSVSGRDTDTVNNPIRYSIDKRSDNTKAFKIDPNNGTITVAKALDRETTNWHNVTVEAKETTQNHLSSSVVVFIKVLDINDNVPRLARDYQPYICEGTQAGELIQLLSAVDPDEPVEGHHFYFSMVPEKHINPNFTIRDNQDNTAGIVARRSTFTRKDRTQYLLPVVVTDSGSPALSSTSTLTINVCSCQPAGHCPNGGVEALALSMGVSLQTLLGLLICLVTLTVLSILMLMVRRHRRKQQEGLEVEVKELELPETVSQKVLYYGELGGGGAGLDFCQPAVPLRHHPRRRDRRLRREDVRASIRMSLRESHLIGPDDELFRQFILDRLTEADQDPYVPPFDCLKTYAYEGSGSPTGSLSSLESSSLELEPEQRLCNPRPYVVKLTPWYGGDEDTVF; translated from the exons ATGGGAAGTGCAGAGGAAATGCACGGATGGACAGTAAAAATGAGCATGCCCAGTGTTTTGGCCATGGTTACGGTCTTTTCTATGATTCCTGGCGGGGTGCTGAGCGATATGAGAGGTACTCAGGGTCTGGAAGCCCAACAATTGGCCCAGGGGTCCACTCAACTGCATCGTCGCCTGAAGAGAGGCTGGATCTGGAAACAGCTGTTTGTCCCCGAGGAAGATCCCACTCCTCGCGTTATTGGCCAG CTCAAATCTGACTATGACCGAGGCGAGTTTACCATCAAGTACATATTATCAGGAGAAGGTGCCGGTGATGTCTTTGAGATAGATGAGTATTCTGGTGAGATTCGGGCACTGAAGAAGCTCGACCGAGAGGAAAAAGCCTTTTACGTCCTTCAAGCCCAGGCTATCAATAGGAGGTCCAATGAACCAGAGGAACCCCAGTCAGAGTTCATCATCAAGGTGCAGGACATCAATGACAATGTCCCACAGTTCCTGAACGAACCGTATGTGTCCAGCATCCCTGAGATGTGTCCAATGG gGACCACAGTGGCCCAGGTGACAGCCACAGATGCTGATGATCCCATGTTTGGAAACAACGCCAAGCTCATCTACTCCATCCTGCAGGGGGAGCCCTACTTCTCTGTGGAGCCAAAGACGG GGATTATTTTAACATCTTGGCCAAACATGGACCGCGAGGCCAGAGAACAGTACCTGGTGGTGGTGCAGGTGAAGGATATGCTGGGCCTCAGTGGCGGTtactcctcctccaccactgtCACCATCAGCCTGACTGATGTCAATGACAATGGACCCACATTCCAGCACC ACCTGTACACCTTTGCCGTCCCTGAAAATGCAGCTGTGGGCACCACAGTGGGCAGGATTATGGCACAGGATGGAGACACTGGCATCAATGCCAGGATGACCTACAGTCTGGAACATGACCTGGAGGAAAGCTCCACTTTTGTCATCAAAACAGACCCAGTGACACAGGAGGGAGTGGTTCTGCTAGCCAAG CCTTTGGACTATGAAACTAAAAGGCGTTTTGTAATGGCCGCAGAAGCAGTCAATGATCACGTGGACACTCGGTTTCTGACTCTGGAGGAGTTCACGGACAGGACAACGCTCAAGATTGTTGTGGAGGATGTGGACGAGCCGCCTGTCTTCCTCTCAGCGGTCTACGAGTGGAAAGTTCCTGAAAATGCAGCTGTGGGAACTGTGGTTGGCAGTGTTAGTGgcagagacactgacacagtCAACAATCCCATCAG ATATTCAATTGACAAAAGGAGTGATAACACAAAAGCTTTCAAAATAGACCCAAACAATGGAACTATAACTGTTGCTAAAGCTTTGGACCGCGAGACTACAAACTGGCACAATGTGACTGTTGAAGCCAAGGAAACAA CGCAGAACCATTTATCCTCCTCTGTGGTGGTGTTCATCAAAGTGCTGGACATAAACGACAATGTGCCAAGGCTTGCAAGAGATTACCAGCCATATATCTGTGAGGGAACACAGGCGGGAGAA ctCATTCAGCTGCTCAGTGCTGTTGATCCGGACGAGCCTGTGGAGGGACACCACTTCTACTTCTCTATGGTCCCTGAGAAGCACATCAATCCAAACTTCACTATCAGAGACAATCAAG aCAATACAGCCGGCATCGTGGCACGCAGGAGTACCTTTACCCGCAAGGATCGAACCCAGTACCTCCTGCCTGTTGTGGTGACGGACAGCGGCTCTCCAGCACTCTCCAGCACCAGCACTTTGACCATCAATGTGTGCAGCTGCCAGCCTGCTGGCCATTGTCCCAACGGGGGGGTGGAGGCCCTCGCCTTGTCTATGGGGGTCAGCCTGCAAACCTTGTTAGGGCTTCTGATCTGCCTTGTCACACTCACTG TGCTGTCAATTTTAATGCTGATGGTGAGGAGGCACAGGCGGAAGCAGCAGGAGGGattggaggtggaggtgaaggaGCTGGAGCTGCCTGAGACGGTGTCGCAGAAGGTGCTGTATTACGGAGAACTAGGGGGTGGAGGAGCAGGCCTGGACTTCTGCCAGCCCGCCGTACCACTGCGCCACCATCCCAGGAGGAGGGACAGGAGGCTGCGGAGGGAGGATGTCAGGGCCAGCATACGCATGTCCCTCAGAGAATCCCACCTCATTGGTCCGGATGACGAGCTCTTCAGACAGTTTATTTTGGACAGGCTGACAGAGGCAGATCAGGATCCTTACGTTCCCCCATTTGACTGCCTAAAAACCTATGCATATGAGGGGTCCGGGTCTCCCACAGGGTCCCTGAGCTCACTGGAGTCATCTTCTTTGGAGCTTGAACCTGAGCAACGTCTTTGTAATCCCAGACCCTACGTGGTTAAACTCACCCCTTGGTATGGGGGAGACGAAGACACTGTATTCTGA